A single region of the Mycobacterium lentiflavum genome encodes:
- the mycP gene encoding type VII secretion-associated serine protease mycosin, whose product MALTARAMTQRVAATALTSLLVTLIAGLPAAQGIPPPVVDPGRVPADGKPASDQPMRQAFACARTITVADPNVALPAPGFTMLNVSKAWQYSTGNGVPVAVIDTGINPSRRLPVVAGGDYIMGGDGLSDCDAHGTVVASVIGAAPQGTPMPAPMPSTPAFPPPAGPPPTDAGAPPPGGPPPPPAPPPPPSPVTITQTVAPPPPPPPPDAPSNGPGDPAPGQPDDPEVPPPPPGAPDGVAGIAPHATVISIRQSSRAFEPVNPGGGDFEGRKKAGTIATLASAIVHAANMGAKVINISVTACVSAADPLDQTAIGAAVWYAATVKDAVIVAAAGNDNEEGCAQNPTFDPLNASDPRDWHQVKTVSSPSWFSDYVLSVGAVDNTGAPINKSLAGPWVAAAAPGVGIMGLSPETGGPVNGYPPIRPGEKNMPFWGTSFSAAYVSGVAALVRAKYPGLSAHQIINRILQTAHNPPRGVDNQVGYGVVDPVAALTFDVPAGERLSPAAASRVLHPAPPPPLPDHRARNVAMIFAGVVAATIAVVALIVRARRER is encoded by the coding sequence ATGGCGCTCACCGCTCGCGCAATGACCCAGCGGGTCGCCGCCACGGCGCTGACGAGCCTGCTGGTCACCTTGATAGCGGGACTACCTGCGGCTCAAGGGATTCCACCGCCAGTTGTGGATCCCGGCCGGGTGCCGGCCGACGGCAAGCCGGCGTCCGATCAGCCGATGCGGCAAGCCTTCGCCTGTGCGCGAACGATTACCGTCGCCGATCCGAACGTGGCCCTGCCCGCGCCCGGTTTCACGATGCTCAACGTCAGCAAGGCCTGGCAGTACTCGACCGGCAACGGGGTGCCCGTCGCGGTCATCGACACCGGCATCAACCCGAGTCGCCGACTGCCGGTGGTGGCCGGTGGCGACTACATCATGGGCGGTGACGGTCTGAGCGACTGCGACGCGCATGGCACCGTCGTGGCGTCCGTGATTGGCGCCGCGCCGCAAGGCACTCCGATGCCGGCCCCGATGCCGAGCACCCCCGCCTTCCCGCCACCGGCGGGCCCGCCGCCAACCGATGCGGGAGCACCGCCACCCGGCGGACCACCGCCGCCGCCCGCACCTCCGCCACCGCCCTCGCCGGTGACGATCACCCAGACGGTGGCACCGCCGCCACCACCGCCCCCACCGGACGCGCCATCGAACGGGCCGGGGGACCCGGCGCCCGGACAGCCCGACGATCCCGAGGTGCCACCACCGCCCCCGGGCGCACCCGACGGAGTCGCGGGCATCGCACCGCACGCGACCGTCATCTCCATCCGCCAGTCCTCGCGTGCCTTCGAGCCGGTGAACCCCGGCGGCGGCGACTTCGAGGGACGCAAGAAGGCCGGCACCATCGCGACACTGGCCAGCGCGATTGTGCACGCGGCGAACATGGGCGCGAAAGTGATCAATATCAGTGTCACAGCCTGTGTTTCGGCCGCCGATCCGCTGGATCAGACCGCCATCGGCGCCGCCGTCTGGTACGCGGCTACGGTCAAGGACGCGGTCATCGTCGCCGCCGCCGGCAATGACAACGAAGAAGGCTGCGCCCAAAACCCGACCTTCGACCCGCTCAACGCGTCCGACCCGCGCGACTGGCACCAAGTCAAGACGGTATCGTCGCCGTCCTGGTTCTCCGACTATGTGTTGTCGGTGGGCGCGGTCGACAACACCGGCGCACCGATCAACAAGAGCCTGGCAGGACCCTGGGTCGCGGCGGCGGCACCGGGCGTCGGGATCATGGGCCTATCGCCGGAAACCGGGGGACCGGTGAATGGCTACCCGCCGATCCGGCCGGGCGAGAAGAACATGCCGTTCTGGGGCACCAGCTTTTCCGCGGCGTATGTCAGCGGGGTGGCCGCTTTGGTGCGGGCCAAATATCCGGGACTGTCCGCGCACCAGATCATCAACAGGATTCTGCAGACCGCGCACAATCCACCCCGCGGTGTAGACAACCAAGTTGGCTACGGCGTAGTGGACCCGGTGGCCGCGTTGACCTTCGATGTGCCTGCGGGGGAACGGCTTTCACCCGCGGCTGCCAGTCGTGTTCTACACCCGGCACCGCCGCCACCGCTACCGGATCACCGCGCCCGCAATGTCGCCATGATCTTCGCCGGTGTCGTGGCGGCGACGATCGCCGTCGTCGCGCTGATCGTTCGAGCGAGGCGCGAGCGATGA
- the eccD gene encoding type VII secretion integral membrane protein EccD, with translation MTPYVGKVSFPARCAVAVVCGEHLVSQVYPASVPIEAFIDNVVELLNEELKRRGFIGLESGIGYELHKANGVRLDVTKTLDELGVEDGATLTLVPAVAGESFEPQYESLSTGLARVGKALFEPVTLKTAAHTALVILAMVSLTLLGLAVRQRVSTDSLMPTIVTGVAGLLIAGGATTAWRWWPGRTDMVDGLGWIALPLLTASLASGAPGQVGAAHAFIAALAGAVLTCGITSATGRHANVAATVVTVLGLGGAAAAARMWWPVPAQWLGMCALVALLLLLTMAPTIALWVARIRPPYFGSITGRDLFRRSAGLPADAVSPVEEGADDEANSDTTPRGAQIALAAVHANNVLTGICVGAGLTLPVAVWTTLMPGRDRSLPAAVLAGLFVVIFISRGRAFADKRQAIALVCGAAAALCVGVAKFVLHESTSSGYGLFWGALVLAVFGGTGLLAALLVPITRFTPLVRMTAEWVEIAAIIAALPLAAWIGGLFTWVRMR, from the coding sequence ATGACCCCATACGTGGGTAAGGTCTCGTTTCCAGCCCGTTGTGCGGTCGCCGTCGTATGCGGAGAACATCTGGTTTCGCAGGTCTATCCGGCCTCGGTGCCGATCGAGGCCTTCATCGACAACGTCGTCGAGCTACTCAACGAGGAACTCAAACGCCGGGGTTTCATCGGACTGGAGTCCGGCATCGGATACGAACTTCACAAGGCCAACGGGGTACGGCTGGACGTCACGAAGACGCTTGACGAACTCGGCGTCGAAGACGGCGCCACGCTCACCCTGGTCCCGGCGGTAGCAGGGGAATCGTTCGAGCCGCAGTACGAGTCGTTGTCGACGGGTTTGGCCCGGGTCGGCAAGGCACTGTTCGAGCCGGTCACGCTCAAAACCGCCGCGCACACCGCATTGGTAATCCTGGCGATGGTCTCCCTGACCCTGTTGGGACTGGCTGTGCGCCAACGCGTCTCAACCGACTCGCTGATGCCCACCATCGTGACCGGGGTGGCCGGTCTGCTGATCGCCGGTGGCGCGACCACGGCGTGGCGATGGTGGCCGGGTCGCACCGACATGGTCGACGGGCTCGGCTGGATCGCGTTGCCCTTGCTCACGGCCAGCCTCGCGTCCGGCGCGCCGGGACAGGTCGGGGCCGCGCATGCGTTTATCGCCGCTCTGGCAGGCGCGGTGCTGACCTGTGGAATCACGTCCGCGACCGGGCGTCACGCGAATGTGGCCGCGACCGTGGTGACAGTACTGGGTCTCGGCGGGGCGGCCGCCGCGGCCCGGATGTGGTGGCCCGTGCCGGCGCAATGGCTGGGCATGTGCGCGCTTGTCGCCCTGCTCCTGCTGCTGACCATGGCCCCGACGATCGCGCTGTGGGTCGCGCGGATCCGGCCGCCCTACTTCGGCTCGATCACCGGGCGCGATCTGTTCCGGCGCAGCGCGGGCCTACCCGCTGACGCGGTGTCGCCGGTCGAGGAAGGCGCCGACGACGAAGCCAATTCCGACACCACGCCGCGCGGTGCTCAGATCGCGCTCGCGGCGGTCCACGCCAACAACGTACTGACCGGAATCTGCGTGGGAGCGGGCCTGACCCTGCCCGTCGCGGTGTGGACCACCCTGATGCCGGGTCGCGACCGCAGTCTGCCGGCCGCCGTGCTGGCCGGCCTGTTCGTAGTGATCTTCATCAGCCGGGGGCGGGCTTTCGCCGACAAACGACAGGCGATCGCGCTGGTCTGCGGCGCCGCCGCGGCGTTGTGCGTCGGTGTCGCGAAATTCGTTCTGCACGAGTCCACTTCATCGGGCTACGGGCTGTTTTGGGGCGCCCTGGTTCTGGCCGTGTTCGGCGGCACCGGCCTGCTGGCCGCCCTGCTCGTGCCGATCACCCGATTCACCCCGTTGGTGCGGATGACCGCCGAATGGGTGGAGATCGCAGCGATCATCGCGGCCCTGCCGCTGGCCGCATGGATCGGCGGATTGTTCACCTGGGTGCGCATGCGATGA